In one Mus caroli chromosome 14, CAROLI_EIJ_v1.1, whole genome shotgun sequence genomic region, the following are encoded:
- the Zswim8 gene encoding zinc finger SWIM domain-containing protein 8 isoform X5 gives MELMFAEWEDGERFSFEDSDRFEEDSLCSFISEAESLCQNWRGWRKQSAGPNSPTGGGGGGGSGGTRTRDGLVIPLVELSAKQVAFHIPFEVVEKVYPPVPEQLQLRIAFWSFPENEEDIRLYSCLANGSADEFQRGDQLFRMRAVKDPLQIGFHLSATVVPPQMVPPKGAYNVAVMFDRCRVTSCSCTCGAGAKWCTHVVALCLFRIHNASAVCLRAPVSESLSRLQRDQLQKFAQYLISELPQQILPTAQRLLDELLSSQSTAINTVCGAPDPTAGPSASDQSTWYLDESTLTDNIKKTLHKFCGPSPVVFSDVNSMYLSSTEPPAAAEWACLLRPLRGREPEGVWNLLSIVREMFKRRDSNAAPLLEILTDQCLTYEQITGWWYSVRTSASHSSASGHTGRSNGQSEVAAHACASMCDEMVTLWRLAVLDPALSPQRRRELCAQLRQWQLKVIENVKRGQHKKTLERLFPGFRPAVEACYFNWEEAYPLPGVTYSGTDRKLALCWARALPARPGASRSGGLEESRPRPLPTEPAVRPKEPGAKRKGLGEGISSQRGPRRLSAEGDKALHKMGPSGGKAKVLGGTGSGGKSSAGSGSKRRLSSEDSSLEPDLAEMSLDDSSLALGAEASTFGGFPESPPPCPSSVGSRGPSTFLPEPPDTYEEDAGVYFSEGPEPPTASVDHPGLLPGEVCTRDDLPSTDDSGSGLHKTKETAPAVGEEDDDYQAYYLNAQDGAGGEEEKAEGGTGEEHDLFAGLKPLEQESRMEVLFACAEALHAHGYSNEASRLTVELAQDLLANPPDLKVEPPPAKGKKNKVSTSRQTWVATNTLTKAAFLLTVLSERPEHHSLAFRVGMFALELQRPPASTKALEVKLAYQESEVAALLKKIPRGPSEMSTIRCRAEELREGTLCDYRPVLPLMLASFIFDVLCAPVVSLTGSRPPSRNWTNEMPGDEELGFEAAVAALGMKTTVSEAEHPLLCEGTRREKGDLALALMITYKDDQAKLKKILDKLLDRESQTHKPQTLSSFYSSSRPATANQRSPSKHGAPSAPGALQPLTSSSAGPAQPGNVAGAGPGPAEGFTEKNVPESSPHSPCEGLPPEAALTPRPEGKVPSRLALGSRGGYNGRGWGSPGRPKKKHTGMASIDSSAPETTSDSSPTLSRRPLRGGWAPTSWGRGQDSDSISSSSSDSLGSSSSSGSRRASASGGARAKTVDVGRCYKGRRPESHAPHVPNQPSEAAAHFYFELAKTVLIKAGGNSSTSIFTHPSSSGGHQGPHRNLHLCAFEIGLYALGLHNFVSPNWLSRTYSSHVSWITGQAMEIGSAALTILVECWDGHLTPPEVASLADRASRARDSNMVRAAAELALSCLPHAHALNPNEIQRALVQCKEQDNLMLEKACMAVEEAAKGGGVYPEVLFEVAHQWFWLYEETAGGSSTAREGATSCSGSGMRAAGEAGRGLPEGRGAPGTEPVTVAAAAVTAAATVVPVISVGSSLYPGPGLGHGHSPGLHPYTALQPHLPCSPQYLTHPAHPAHPMPHMPRPAVFPVPSSAYPQGVHPAFLGAQYPYSVTPPSLAATAVSFPVPSMAPITVHPYHTEPGLPLPTSVALSSVHPASTFPAIQGASLPALTTQPSPLVSGGFPPPEEETHSQPVNPHSLHHLHAAYRVGMLALEMLGRRAHNDHPNNFSRSPPYTDDVKWLLGLAAKLGVNYVHQFCVGAAKGVLSPFVLQEIVMETLQRLNPIHAHNHLRAPAFHQLVQRCQQAYMQYIHHRLIHLTPADYDDFVNAIRSARSAFCLTPMGMMQFNDILQNLKRSKQTKELWQRVSLEITTFSP, from the exons ATGGAGCTGATGTTCGCGGAGTGGGAGGACGGCGAGCGCTTCTCGTTTGAGGATTCCGACCGCTTTGAGGAGGATTCACTCTGTTCGTTCATTTCCGAGGCCGAGAGCCTTTGCCAGAACTGGCGAGGATGGCGCAAACAGTCAGCGGGGCCCAATTCCCCCACTGGAGGCGGTGGCGGAGGTGGCAGTGGCGGTACCAGAACGCGAG ATGGATTGGTAATCCCATTGGTGGAGCTGTCAGCAAAGCAGGTGGCATTTCACATCCCATTTGAAGTCGTAGAGAAAGTTTATCCTCCAGTGCCAGAACAACTCCAACTCCGAATTGCTTTTTGGAGCTTCCCTGAGAATGAAGAGGACATTCG TCTGTATTCATGCCTAGCCAATGGCAGCGCGGATGAGTTTCAGCGAGGGGATCAGCTGTTCCGAATGAGGGCTGTGAAAGACCCACTGCAGATAG GGTTCCATCTGAGCGCCACAGTGGTGCCACCGCAGATGGTCCCTCCCAAGGGGGCCTACAATGTAGCTGTGATGTTTGACCGCTGCCGGGTCACTTCCTGTAGCTGTACCTGTGGGGCTGGGGCCAAATGGTGCACCCATGTCGTGGCCCTCTGCCTCTTCCGCATTCACAAC GCATCTGCAGTCTGCCTGCGGGCTCCAGTCTCAGAGTCCCTGTCTCGGCTACAAAGGGACCAGCTTCAAAAATTTGCTCAGTACCTTATCAGTGAGCTTCCTCAGCAG ATTCTCCCCACAGCCCAGCGTCTTCTAGACGagctcctttcctcccagtccacAGCCATCAACACAGTGTGTGGGGCTCCGG ACCCTACAGCAGGGCCCTCAGCTTCAGACCAGAGCACTTGGTATTTGGATGAGTCAACACTCACTGACAACATAAAGAAGACACTACATAAGTTCTGTGGCCCCTCCCCTGTGGTCTTCAG TGATGTAAACTCTATGTATCTCTCTTCCACGGaacctcctgctgctgctgaatGGGCATGTCTGCTGCGGCCTCTGAGGGGTCGAGAGCCTGAGGGTGTCTGGAACCTGCTTAGCATTGTTCGAGAGATGTTCAAGCGAAGGGACAGCAATGCTGCCCCCTTGCTGGAAATACTCACTGACCAGTGCCTCACCTATGAACAG ATAACAGGCTGGTGGTATAGTGTGCGCACCTCAGCTTCACACAGCAGTGCCAGTGGTCACACAGGCCGTAGCAATGGGCAGTCAGAGGTAGCAGCCCATGCATGTGCAAGTATGTGCGACGAGATGGTTACCCTCTGGAGGCTGGCTGTGCTGGACCCTGCCCTCAGCCCTCAGCG CCGCCGGGAACTGTGTGCACAGCTGCGTCAGTGGCAACTGAAGGTGATTGAGAATGTCAAGCGGGGCCAGCACAAGAAGACCTTAGAGAGGCTCTTCCCTGGCTTCCGGCCAGCTGTGGAGGCCTGCTACTTTAACTGGGAAGAGGCTTATCCTCTTCCTGGTGTTACCTACAGTGGCACTGACCGGAAGCTAGCCCTGTGCTGGGCCCGGGCCCTGCCTGCTAGGCCAGGAGCGTCTAGATCTGGGGGCCTGGAAGAGTCCCGGCCCCGACCTCTTCCTACTGAGCCAGCTGTGAGGCCCAAGGAACCTGGGGCCAAACGCAAAGGATTGGGTGAGGGGATCTCCTCACAGCGGGGCCCCCGCCGCCTCTCTGCAGAAGGAGATAAGGCTCTGCATAAGATGGGTCCAAGTGGGGGCAAAGCCAAGGTACTCGGGGGAACTGGCAGCGGGGGCAAGAGCTCAGCAGGCAGTGGGAGCAAACGGCGGCTAAGCAGTGAAGACAGCTCCCTGGAACCAGACCTGGCAGAGATGAGCCTGGATGACAGCAGCCTGGCCCTGGGTGCAGAGGCCAGCACCTTTGGTGGATTCCCTGAGAGCCCTCCACCCTGTCCTTCCTCCGTTGGCTCCAGAGGACCTTCCACCTTCCTTCCTGAGCCCCCAGATACTTATGAGGAAGATGCTGGTGTATACTTTTCAGAAGGGCCTGAGCCTCCCACAGCCTCTGTAGACCACCCTGGTCTGCTGCCTGGGGAGGTCTGTACCCGAGATGACCTCCCTTCAACAGACGACAGTGGCAGTGGGCtacacaaaaccaaagaaacagctcctgcaGTTGGAGAGGAGGATGACGACTACCAAGCATATTACCTGAATGCCCAGGATGGGGCTGGAGGCGAGGAGGAGAAGGCGGAGGGCGGGACTGGGGAGGAACATGACCTGTTTGCTGGTTTGAAGCCACTGGAACAGGAGAGCCGAATGGAG GTGTTGTTTGCCTGCGCTGAGGCCCTGCATGCCCATGGCTACAGCAATGAGGCCTCCCGCCTCACTGTGGAGCTTGCCCAGGACCTGCTAGCCAACCCACCTGACCTCAAGGTAGAGCCGCCCCCTGCCAAG GGCAAGAAAAACAAGGTGTCCACAAGCCGTCAGACCTGGGTGGCTACCAACACTCTGACCAAAGCAGCCTTCCTGTTGACAGTGCTTAGTGAGCGCCCCGAGCACCACAGCCTGGCCTTCCGAGTTGGCATGTTTGCGCTGGAGCTACAGCGGCCTCCTGCTTCAACCAAggccttggag GTAAAGTTGGCATATCAGGAATCTGAGGTAGCTGCTCTGCTCAAGAAGATCCCTCGCGGCCCCAGTGAAATGAGCACCATTCGGTGCCGGGCAGAAGAACTTCGGGAGGGTACACTGTGTGACTATCGGCCTGTCTTGCCCCTCATGTTGGCCAGTTTCATCTTTGATGTTCTCTGTGCTCCAG TGGTTTCTCTCACGGGTTCCCGGCCCCCAAGTCGAAACTGGACTAATGAGATGCCTGGAGATGAGGAGCTAGGATTTGAAGCAGCAGTTGCTGCCTTAG GCATGAAGACAACAGTGAGTGAGGCAGAACATCCCCTCCTATGTGAAGGCACACGTCGGGAGAAGGGTGACCTGGCCTTAGCACTCATGATCACCTACAAGGATGACCAGGCCAAGCTCAAGAAG ATCCTAGACAAACTCTTGGACCGAGAAAGCCAGACACATAAGCCACAGACCCTGAGTTCTTTCTACTCATCTAGCCGGCCAGCCACAGCCAACCAGAGATCTCCTTCAAAGCACGGGGCCCCATCTGCTCCCGGAGCCCTGCAGCCACTGACTTCAAGCTCTGCAGGGCCTGCTCAGCCAGGGAATGTGGCAGGGGCTGGGCCAGGTCCCGCTGagggcttcacagagaagaaTGTGCCCG AAAGTTCCCCACATTCCCCCTGTGAAGGTCTCCCACCTGAGGCAGCTTTGACTCCACGGCCGGAGGGGAAGGTTCCTAGCCGCCTAGCACTTGGCAGTCGTGGAGGTTATAATGGTCGAGGTTGGGGCTCTCCAGGGCGGcccaaaaagaaacacacag GCATGGCCAGCATTGACAGCAGTGCCCCTGAAACCACATCGGACAGCTCTCCTACCTTAAGCCGACGGCCACTTCGAGGGGGCTGGGCTCCTACATCCTGGGGTCGAGGACAAGACAGTGACAGCATTAGCAGCTCTTCCTCAGACTCTCTGGGCTCTTCATCCTCCAGTGGAAGCCGCCGGGCTAGTGCCAGTGGAGGGGCCCGGGCAAAGACAGTTGACGTTGGCAG GTGTTACAAAGGCCGCCGCCCTGAGAGTCATGCCCCCCACGTACCCAATCAGCCGTCAGAGGCAGCTGCACACTTCTACTTCGAATTGGCGAAGACAGTTCTGATCAAGGCAGGGGGCAACAGCAGCACCTCCATTTTCACACATCCATCTTCCTCAGGAGGCCACCAGGGTCCTCACCGCAACCTGCACCTTTGCGCCTTTGAGATTGGGCTTTATGCCCTAGGCCTGCATAACTTTGTCTCTCCTAACTGGCTCTCTCGTACCTATTCTTCCCATGTATCCTGGATTACAG GGCAGGCCATGGAGATTGGCAGTGCAGCCTTGACTATACTGGTGGAATGCTGGGATGGGCACCTGACACCCCCGGAGGTCGCATCGCTGGCCGACAGAGCGTCACGGGCACGAGACTCCAACATGGTGAGGGCAGCGGCAGAGCTGGCTCTAAGCTGCCTGCCTCATGCCCACGCACTGAACCCCAATGAGATTCAGCGGGCCTTGGTGCAGTGCAAGGAACAG GATAACCTGATGTTGGAGAAGGCCTGCATGGCTGTGGAAGAGGCAGCCAAGGGTGGGGGCGTATACCCTGAAGTGCTGTTTGAGGTTGCTCATCAGTGGTTCTGGCTTTATGAGGAGACAGCAGGCGGCTCGTCCACAGCTCGTGAAGGGGCTACAAGCTGTAGTGGCAGTGGGATGAGGGCCGCTGGGGAGGCTGGGCGGGGACTCCCTGAGGGTAGGGGTGCCCCAGGGACTGAACCTGTTACAGTGGCTGCGGCGGCAgtgacagcagcagccacagtggTTCCAGTCATCTCAGTGGGGTCCAGTTTATATCCAGGTCCAGGACTGGGGCATGGTCACTCTCCTGGCCTGCACCCCTACActgctctccagccccacttgccCTGCAGCCCTCAGTACCTCACCCACCCAGCTCACCCTGCCCACCCTATGCCTCATATGCCCCGGCCTGCCGTCTTCCCTGTGCCCAGCTCTGCATACCCACAG GGTGTGCATCCTGCATTCCTGGGGGCTCAGTACCCTTACTCAGTGACTCCTCCCTCGCTTGCTGCCACAGCTGTATCTTTCCCTGTCCCTTCCATGGCTCCCATCACAGTCCATCCTTACCACACAGAACCAGGGCTCCCACTGCCCACCAGTGTGGCTT TGAGCAGTGTCCATCCAGCATCTACGTTTCCAGCCATCCAGGGTGCCTCACTGCCTGCTCTGACCACACAGCCCAGCCCTCTGGTAAGCGGGGGTTTTCCACCACCCGAAGAGGAGACACACAGTCAACCGGTCAATCCACATAGCCTGCACCATCTGCATGCTGCTTACCGTGTTG GGATGCTGGCACTGGAGATGCTAGGTCGCCGGGCACACAACGATCACCCCAACAACTTTTCCCGCTCCCCCCCTTACACTGATGATGTCAAATGGTTGCTGGGGCTGGCAGCAAAGCTGG GAGTGAACTACGTGCACCAGTTCTGTGTGGGGGCAGCCAAGGGGGTGCTGAGCCCGTTTGTGCTGCAGGAGATCGTCATGGAGACGCTGCAGCGGCTGAACCCCATTCATGCCCACAACCACCTTCGAGCCCCGGCCTTCCATCAACTGGTGCAGCGCTGTcagcaggcatacatgcag TACATCCATCACCGCTTAATTCACCTGACTCCTGCCGACTACGACGACTTTGTGAATGCAATCCGCAGCGCTCGCAGCGCCTTCTGCCTGACACCCATGGGCATGATGCAGTTCAACGACATCCTACAGAACCTCAAACGCAGCAAACAGACCAAGGAGTTGTGGCAGCGGGTCTCTCTGGAGATAACCACCTTCTCCCCCTGA
- the Zswim8 gene encoding zinc finger SWIM domain-containing protein 8 isoform X3, giving the protein MELMFAEWEDGERFSFEDSDRFEEDSLCSFISEAESLCQNWRGWRKQSAGPNSPTGGGGGGGSGGTRTRDGLVIPLVELSAKQVAFHIPFEVVEKVYPPVPEQLQLRIAFWSFPENEEDIRLYSCLANGSADEFQRGDQLFRMRAVKDPLQIGFHLSATVVPPQMVPPKGAYNVAVMFDRCRVTSCSCTCGAGAKWCTHVVALCLFRIHNASAVCLRAPVSESLSRLQRDQLQKFAQYLISELPQQILPTAQRLLDELLSSQSTAINTVCGAPDPTAGPSASDQSTWYLDESTLTDNIKKTLHKFCGPSPVVFSDVNSMYLSSTEPPAAAEWACLLRPLRGREPEGVWNLLSIVREMFKRRDSNAAPLLEILTDQCLTYEQITGWWYSVRTSASHSSASGHTGRSNGQSEVAAHACASMCDEMVTLWRLAVLDPALSPQRRRELCAQLRQWQLKVIENVKRGQHKKTLERLFPGFRPAVEACYFNWEEAYPLPGVTYSGTDRKLALCWARALPARPGASRSGGLEESRPRPLPTEPAVRPKEPGAKRKGLGEGISSQRGPRRLSAEGDKALHKMGPSGGKAKVLGGTGSGGKSSAGSGSKRRLSSEDSSLEPDLAEMSLDDSSLALGAEASTFGGFPESPPPCPSSVGSRGPSTFLPEPPDTYEEDAGVYFSEGPEPPTASVDHPGLLPGEVCTRDDLPSTDDSGSGLHKTKETAPAVGEEDDDYQAYYLNAQDGAGGEEEKAEGGTGEEHDLFAGLKPLEQESRMEVLFACAEALHAHGYSNEASRLTVELAQDLLANPPDLKVEPPPAKGKKNKVSTSRQTWVATNTLTKAAFLLTVLSERPEHHSLAFRVGMFALELQRPPASTKALEVKLAYQESEVAALLKKIPRGPSEMSTIRCRAEELREGTLCDYRPVLPLMLASFIFDVLCAPVVSLTGSRPPSRNWTNEMPGDEELGFEAAVAALGMKTTVSEAEHPLLCEGTRREKGDLALALMITYKDDQAKLKKILDKLLDRESQTHKPQTLSSFYSSSRPATANQRSPSKHGAPSAPGALQPLTSSSAGPAQPGNVAGAGPGPAEGFTEKNVPESSPHSPCEGLPPEAALTPRPEGKVPSRLALGSRGGYNGRGWGSPGRPKKKHTGMASIDSSAPETTSDSSPTLSRRPLRGGWAPTSWGRGQDSDSISSSSSDSLGSSSSSGSRRASASGGARAKTVDVGRCYKGRRPESHAPHVPNQPSEAAAHFYFELAKTVLIKAGGNSSTSIFTHPSSSGGHQGPHRNLHLCAFEIGLYALGLHNFVSPNWLSRTYSSHVSWITGQAMEIGSAALTILVECWDGHLTPPEVASLADRASRARDSNMVRAAAELALSCLPHAHALNPNEIQRALVQCKEQDNLMLEKACMAVEEAAKGGGVYPEVLFEVAHQWFWLYEETAGGSSTAREGATSCSGSGMRAAGEAGRGLPEGRGAPGTEPVTVAAAAVTAAATVVPVISVGSSLYPGPGLGHGHSPGLHPYTALQPHLPCSPQYLTHPAHPAHPMPHMPRPAVFPVPSSAYPQGVHPAFLGAQYPYSVTPPSLAATAVSFPVPSMAPITVHPYHTEPGLPLPTSVALSSVHPASTFPAIQGASLPALTTQPSPLVSGGFPPPEEETHSQPVNPHSLHHLHAAYRVGMLALEMLGRRAHNDHPNNFSRSPPYTDDVKWLLGLAAKLGDRHGDAAAAEPHSCPQPPSSPGLPSTGAALSAGIHAVHPSPLNSPDSCRLRRLCECNPQRSQRLLPDTHGHDAVQRHPTEPQTQQTDQGVVAAGLSGDNHLLPLSLVPVGPYLGTQACGYGEPSHRGSGDSWLDRSSPLNSLVAQTGSCSWAVAWGQDVSDLRSLGLGETALSGRGRWVASGIYLAFINI; this is encoded by the exons ATGGAGCTGATGTTCGCGGAGTGGGAGGACGGCGAGCGCTTCTCGTTTGAGGATTCCGACCGCTTTGAGGAGGATTCACTCTGTTCGTTCATTTCCGAGGCCGAGAGCCTTTGCCAGAACTGGCGAGGATGGCGCAAACAGTCAGCGGGGCCCAATTCCCCCACTGGAGGCGGTGGCGGAGGTGGCAGTGGCGGTACCAGAACGCGAG ATGGATTGGTAATCCCATTGGTGGAGCTGTCAGCAAAGCAGGTGGCATTTCACATCCCATTTGAAGTCGTAGAGAAAGTTTATCCTCCAGTGCCAGAACAACTCCAACTCCGAATTGCTTTTTGGAGCTTCCCTGAGAATGAAGAGGACATTCG TCTGTATTCATGCCTAGCCAATGGCAGCGCGGATGAGTTTCAGCGAGGGGATCAGCTGTTCCGAATGAGGGCTGTGAAAGACCCACTGCAGATAG GGTTCCATCTGAGCGCCACAGTGGTGCCACCGCAGATGGTCCCTCCCAAGGGGGCCTACAATGTAGCTGTGATGTTTGACCGCTGCCGGGTCACTTCCTGTAGCTGTACCTGTGGGGCTGGGGCCAAATGGTGCACCCATGTCGTGGCCCTCTGCCTCTTCCGCATTCACAAC GCATCTGCAGTCTGCCTGCGGGCTCCAGTCTCAGAGTCCCTGTCTCGGCTACAAAGGGACCAGCTTCAAAAATTTGCTCAGTACCTTATCAGTGAGCTTCCTCAGCAG ATTCTCCCCACAGCCCAGCGTCTTCTAGACGagctcctttcctcccagtccacAGCCATCAACACAGTGTGTGGGGCTCCGG ACCCTACAGCAGGGCCCTCAGCTTCAGACCAGAGCACTTGGTATTTGGATGAGTCAACACTCACTGACAACATAAAGAAGACACTACATAAGTTCTGTGGCCCCTCCCCTGTGGTCTTCAG TGATGTAAACTCTATGTATCTCTCTTCCACGGaacctcctgctgctgctgaatGGGCATGTCTGCTGCGGCCTCTGAGGGGTCGAGAGCCTGAGGGTGTCTGGAACCTGCTTAGCATTGTTCGAGAGATGTTCAAGCGAAGGGACAGCAATGCTGCCCCCTTGCTGGAAATACTCACTGACCAGTGCCTCACCTATGAACAG ATAACAGGCTGGTGGTATAGTGTGCGCACCTCAGCTTCACACAGCAGTGCCAGTGGTCACACAGGCCGTAGCAATGGGCAGTCAGAGGTAGCAGCCCATGCATGTGCAAGTATGTGCGACGAGATGGTTACCCTCTGGAGGCTGGCTGTGCTGGACCCTGCCCTCAGCCCTCAGCG CCGCCGGGAACTGTGTGCACAGCTGCGTCAGTGGCAACTGAAGGTGATTGAGAATGTCAAGCGGGGCCAGCACAAGAAGACCTTAGAGAGGCTCTTCCCTGGCTTCCGGCCAGCTGTGGAGGCCTGCTACTTTAACTGGGAAGAGGCTTATCCTCTTCCTGGTGTTACCTACAGTGGCACTGACCGGAAGCTAGCCCTGTGCTGGGCCCGGGCCCTGCCTGCTAGGCCAGGAGCGTCTAGATCTGGGGGCCTGGAAGAGTCCCGGCCCCGACCTCTTCCTACTGAGCCAGCTGTGAGGCCCAAGGAACCTGGGGCCAAACGCAAAGGATTGGGTGAGGGGATCTCCTCACAGCGGGGCCCCCGCCGCCTCTCTGCAGAAGGAGATAAGGCTCTGCATAAGATGGGTCCAAGTGGGGGCAAAGCCAAGGTACTCGGGGGAACTGGCAGCGGGGGCAAGAGCTCAGCAGGCAGTGGGAGCAAACGGCGGCTAAGCAGTGAAGACAGCTCCCTGGAACCAGACCTGGCAGAGATGAGCCTGGATGACAGCAGCCTGGCCCTGGGTGCAGAGGCCAGCACCTTTGGTGGATTCCCTGAGAGCCCTCCACCCTGTCCTTCCTCCGTTGGCTCCAGAGGACCTTCCACCTTCCTTCCTGAGCCCCCAGATACTTATGAGGAAGATGCTGGTGTATACTTTTCAGAAGGGCCTGAGCCTCCCACAGCCTCTGTAGACCACCCTGGTCTGCTGCCTGGGGAGGTCTGTACCCGAGATGACCTCCCTTCAACAGACGACAGTGGCAGTGGGCtacacaaaaccaaagaaacagctcctgcaGTTGGAGAGGAGGATGACGACTACCAAGCATATTACCTGAATGCCCAGGATGGGGCTGGAGGCGAGGAGGAGAAGGCGGAGGGCGGGACTGGGGAGGAACATGACCTGTTTGCTGGTTTGAAGCCACTGGAACAGGAGAGCCGAATGGAG GTGTTGTTTGCCTGCGCTGAGGCCCTGCATGCCCATGGCTACAGCAATGAGGCCTCCCGCCTCACTGTGGAGCTTGCCCAGGACCTGCTAGCCAACCCACCTGACCTCAAGGTAGAGCCGCCCCCTGCCAAG GGCAAGAAAAACAAGGTGTCCACAAGCCGTCAGACCTGGGTGGCTACCAACACTCTGACCAAAGCAGCCTTCCTGTTGACAGTGCTTAGTGAGCGCCCCGAGCACCACAGCCTGGCCTTCCGAGTTGGCATGTTTGCGCTGGAGCTACAGCGGCCTCCTGCTTCAACCAAggccttggag GTAAAGTTGGCATATCAGGAATCTGAGGTAGCTGCTCTGCTCAAGAAGATCCCTCGCGGCCCCAGTGAAATGAGCACCATTCGGTGCCGGGCAGAAGAACTTCGGGAGGGTACACTGTGTGACTATCGGCCTGTCTTGCCCCTCATGTTGGCCAGTTTCATCTTTGATGTTCTCTGTGCTCCAG TGGTTTCTCTCACGGGTTCCCGGCCCCCAAGTCGAAACTGGACTAATGAGATGCCTGGAGATGAGGAGCTAGGATTTGAAGCAGCAGTTGCTGCCTTAG GCATGAAGACAACAGTGAGTGAGGCAGAACATCCCCTCCTATGTGAAGGCACACGTCGGGAGAAGGGTGACCTGGCCTTAGCACTCATGATCACCTACAAGGATGACCAGGCCAAGCTCAAGAAG ATCCTAGACAAACTCTTGGACCGAGAAAGCCAGACACATAAGCCACAGACCCTGAGTTCTTTCTACTCATCTAGCCGGCCAGCCACAGCCAACCAGAGATCTCCTTCAAAGCACGGGGCCCCATCTGCTCCCGGAGCCCTGCAGCCACTGACTTCAAGCTCTGCAGGGCCTGCTCAGCCAGGGAATGTGGCAGGGGCTGGGCCAGGTCCCGCTGagggcttcacagagaagaaTGTGCCCG AAAGTTCCCCACATTCCCCCTGTGAAGGTCTCCCACCTGAGGCAGCTTTGACTCCACGGCCGGAGGGGAAGGTTCCTAGCCGCCTAGCACTTGGCAGTCGTGGAGGTTATAATGGTCGAGGTTGGGGCTCTCCAGGGCGGcccaaaaagaaacacacag GCATGGCCAGCATTGACAGCAGTGCCCCTGAAACCACATCGGACAGCTCTCCTACCTTAAGCCGACGGCCACTTCGAGGGGGCTGGGCTCCTACATCCTGGGGTCGAGGACAAGACAGTGACAGCATTAGCAGCTCTTCCTCAGACTCTCTGGGCTCTTCATCCTCCAGTGGAAGCCGCCGGGCTAGTGCCAGTGGAGGGGCCCGGGCAAAGACAGTTGACGTTGGCAG GTGTTACAAAGGCCGCCGCCCTGAGAGTCATGCCCCCCACGTACCCAATCAGCCGTCAGAGGCAGCTGCACACTTCTACTTCGAATTGGCGAAGACAGTTCTGATCAAGGCAGGGGGCAACAGCAGCACCTCCATTTTCACACATCCATCTTCCTCAGGAGGCCACCAGGGTCCTCACCGCAACCTGCACCTTTGCGCCTTTGAGATTGGGCTTTATGCCCTAGGCCTGCATAACTTTGTCTCTCCTAACTGGCTCTCTCGTACCTATTCTTCCCATGTATCCTGGATTACAG GGCAGGCCATGGAGATTGGCAGTGCAGCCTTGACTATACTGGTGGAATGCTGGGATGGGCACCTGACACCCCCGGAGGTCGCATCGCTGGCCGACAGAGCGTCACGGGCACGAGACTCCAACATGGTGAGGGCAGCGGCAGAGCTGGCTCTAAGCTGCCTGCCTCATGCCCACGCACTGAACCCCAATGAGATTCAGCGGGCCTTGGTGCAGTGCAAGGAACAG GATAACCTGATGTTGGAGAAGGCCTGCATGGCTGTGGAAGAGGCAGCCAAGGGTGGGGGCGTATACCCTGAAGTGCTGTTTGAGGTTGCTCATCAGTGGTTCTGGCTTTATGAGGAGACAGCAGGCGGCTCGTCCACAGCTCGTGAAGGGGCTACAAGCTGTAGTGGCAGTGGGATGAGGGCCGCTGGGGAGGCTGGGCGGGGACTCCCTGAGGGTAGGGGTGCCCCAGGGACTGAACCTGTTACAGTGGCTGCGGCGGCAgtgacagcagcagccacagtggTTCCAGTCATCTCAGTGGGGTCCAGTTTATATCCAGGTCCAGGACTGGGGCATGGTCACTCTCCTGGCCTGCACCCCTACActgctctccagccccacttgccCTGCAGCCCTCAGTACCTCACCCACCCAGCTCACCCTGCCCACCCTATGCCTCATATGCCCCGGCCTGCCGTCTTCCCTGTGCCCAGCTCTGCATACCCACAG GGTGTGCATCCTGCATTCCTGGGGGCTCAGTACCCTTACTCAGTGACTCCTCCCTCGCTTGCTGCCACAGCTGTATCTTTCCCTGTCCCTTCCATGGCTCCCATCACAGTCCATCCTTACCACACAGAACCAGGGCTCCCACTGCCCACCAGTGTGGCTT TGAGCAGTGTCCATCCAGCATCTACGTTTCCAGCCATCCAGGGTGCCTCACTGCCTGCTCTGACCACACAGCCCAGCCCTCTGGTAAGCGGGGGTTTTCCACCACCCGAAGAGGAGACACACAGTCAACCGGTCAATCCACATAGCCTGCACCATCTGCATGCTGCTTACCGTGTTG GGATGCTGGCACTGGAGATGCTAGGTCGCCGGGCACACAACGATCACCCCAACAACTTTTCCCGCTCCCCCCCTTACACTGATGATGTCAAATGGTTGCTGGGGCTGGCAGCAAAGCTGG GAGATCGTCATGGAGACGCTGCAGCGGCTGAACCCCATTCATGCCCACAACCACCTTCGAGCCCCGGCCTTCCATCAACTGGTGCAGCGCTGTcagcaggcatacatgcag TACATCCATCACCGCTTAATTCACCTGACTCCTGCCGACTACGACGACTTTGTGAATGCAATCCGCAGCGCTCGCAGCGCCTTCTGCCTGACACCCATGGGCATGATGCAGTTCAACGACATCCTACAGAACCTCAAACGCAGCAAACAGACCAAGGAGTTGTGGCAGCGGGTCTCTCTGGAGATAACCACCTTCTCCCCCTGAGTCTGGTCCCTGTAGGGCCCTATTTAGGGACACAGGCCTGTGGCTATGGGGAGCCCTCACACAGAGGGTCAGGCGACTCTTGGCTGGACAGATCATCCCCACTCAATTCccttgtagcccagactggcagCTGCTCTTGGGCTGTAGCTTGGGGCCAAGATGTCTCAGACCTTAGAAGTCTAGGGTTGGGGGAGACAGCTTTGTCTGGGAGAGGGCGTTGGGTGGCCTCTGGTATTTATTtggcatttataaatatataa